tcacctaccacgtgtgaggcccacatataagtaaataaataaaataaaggtattgtgtctactacaactaaaaaaatattttttaaaaattgatcaaatCATGTTATgggcatgtacaaatatatgtaacagtgaatcccactatcaggtataagtataatgcactattaggaaaaaaaatgaacagtttAGATGAGAAAGATAAAATAGGTGGCCAAGGGAATGATTGCTAATAGGTATGAGGTTTCTATTTGGAGATAGTAGTGATGGTTGAtcaacattgtgaatgtatttGATACACACAAAATGTACACTTTTAAAGGCTATTGTGGCAAATTTTATGTCATctatattttactgaaaattttaaaaacaggtgGTAGAGAAAATGCACATTTCTCATTTGTCCCCCAGCCTCACCTACCCATCTGCTTTGCAGGATCCTgggtttcttttctcttctagGCCCATCAGGTTCTGGTGATGCCCAGGAGCCCCTCCGAAGAGGTCTGATATCCCTGTTTGCTTCTTCCCCAGGATTTGGAAGCAGAACCCCGGACAAGGAGGAATTTAAACCAGAAGAGCCCAATGGGGCTGCCTGGTCCTCTACCATCTCAGCAGAGTCACAAGCAGACAGCTTGGGGGTGGCTGGAGAACCTCTTGCCCAGACGCTGGAGCCAGGCCCTGAGACCAGCAGTACTGGTGGAGGAGGGTCCCCTCCTGGCAGCACTGAAGTTTTGGAGGTCACAGTGGGCGAGGACACCCGTAGATCAGAGAAAGAATTGCACTTCATATGCGCCGAGTGTGGCGCTAGCTTCCGGCAGTTGTCCCGCCTGAAGGCACACCAGGTGCGTGCTCACCCGGTTTCCCGTTCCTTCCAGTGCCTCTGCTGCGGAAAGAGCTTTGGTCGCAGCTCCATCCTCAAGCTGCACATGCGCACGCACACTGACGAAAGGCCGCATGCCTGCCACCTCTGCAGCCACCGTTTCCGCCAGAGCTCCCACCTGGCCAAGCACCTGCTCACGCACTCTTCTGAGCCTGCCTTCCTGTGTGCTGAGTGTGGCCAGGGTTTCCAGCGTCGTTCCAACCTCGTGCAGCACCTGCTGGCGCACACCCAGGACCAAAAGCCCACGTGTGGCCCAGAGGCCAAGACAGAAGGGCGAGAGGCGACCGTCTTCCAGTGCCCCCACTGCGTGCAGACCTTTCAGCGCCGCTCCAGCCTAAAGCGTCACCTGCGGATCCATGCCAAGGGCAAGGACCACAAGGGCTCTGAAGACTCAGGTAGTCAGAGCCAGAGCCGCGAGAAGAGGCCCTACGTTTGCAGCGACTGCGGCAAGGCCTTCCGGCGCAGCGAGCACCTGGTGACCCACCGGCGCGTGCACACGGGTGAGAAGCCTTTCTCATGCCAGGTCTGCGGTCGCAGCTTCACCCAAAGTTCCCAGCTGGTCAGCCACCAGCAAGTGCACACAGGTGAGAAGCCCCACGCCTGCCCACAGTGCGGGAAGCGCTTTGTCCGACGTGCCGGCCTTGCCCGCCACCTGTTGACACACGGTGGCCCACGGCCCCACCGCTGTGCCCAGTGTGGCAAGAGCTTCAGCCAGACTCAGGATCTGGCCCGCCATCTGCGCAGCCACACGGGCGAGAAGCCCTGCCGCTGCAGCGAGTGTGGCGAGGGCTTTAGCCAGAATGCCCACCTGGCGCGCCACCAGCGCATCCACACCGGGGAGAAGCCCCACGCC
The sequence above is drawn from the Urocitellus parryii isolate mUroPar1 chromosome 9, mUroPar1.hap1, whole genome shotgun sequence genome and encodes:
- the Zscan10 gene encoding zinc finger and SCAN domain-containing protein 10, which gives rise to MLAEPVPTPQEQEQLGAVKLEEEEASGQEDTRRPVARPRPEVAHQLFRCFQYQEDMGPRGSLSRLRELCHHWLQPSLHTKKQILELLVLEQFLSVLPPHLLGRLQGQQLRDGEEVVLLLEGVPRDVSHVGPLDFSFNTGKNGSRAATNLEEQGSPSQVPSHSPKKELPSEKPPALCPSNELPPFQPEPPGPAEPGEWKPAPDSSQSLSPEPQRTLQPLQDNIPQGTLWQEENAQDQELAAVLESLTFEDVPVKKALPKHLVGFGSRTPDKEEFKPEEPNGAAWSSTISAESQADSLGVAGEPLAQTLEPGPETSSTGGGGSPPGSTEVLEVTVGEDTRRSEKELHFICAECGASFRQLSRLKAHQVRAHPVSRSFQCLCCGKSFGRSSILKLHMRTHTDERPHACHLCSHRFRQSSHLAKHLLTHSSEPAFLCAECGQGFQRRSNLVQHLLAHTQDQKPTCGPEAKTEGREATVFQCPHCVQTFQRRSSLKRHLRIHAKGKDHKGSEDSGSQSQSREKRPYVCSDCGKAFRRSEHLVTHRRVHTGEKPFSCQVCGRSFTQSSQLVSHQQVHTGEKPHACPQCGKRFVRRAGLARHLLTHGGPRPHRCAQCGKSFSQTQDLARHLRSHTGEKPCRCSECGEGFSQNAHLARHQRIHTGEKPHACDTCGHRFRNSSNLARHRRSHTGERPYSCPTCGRSFRRNAHLQRHLVTHTGVVQEVEAPQECPECGKSFSRTCNLLRHLLVHTGARPYSCVQCGRGFSRNSHLLRHLRTHARETLY